Sequence from the Arvicola amphibius chromosome 3, mArvAmp1.2, whole genome shotgun sequence genome:
AAAGCTCCATAGAGTAGATGAGCATCTTATAAGTAAGGTGTATAGAATCCggaggaaacaaaatcaaagtaaTCATACCTACTCTTCGGAGATTTGGGACCAAGTACAAACATACTGCTCTGTGACAGAACACAGATTGATGTACATGTCTACCTGCTGTTTGTTTTCATGTTCCATATTTTTGGCGTCACAAACTTTTTTTTGCCATCTAACATGCACAAGTTTTGTCAGAGAACTGAACATTTCCATCCAAAAAGACATAAATTCTATATTACATTTCAGTGTATGGAAAGCCAACAAATACataattcctattttttttcttcttaatagaACTCTCAGGAAAAAATGGCAGAAGGCAATAAATCCATAGTGACTGAGTTCATCCTTACTGGGTTAACAGACAAACCAGAGCTGCAACTTCCcctgttccttctcttccttggAATCTACCTGTTTACAGTGCTGGGGAACCTGGGAATGATCATCCTGATCCTGTTCAGCTCCCACctgcacactcccatgtacttcttcctcagcagtctGTCCTTCATTGACCTCTGTTATTCCACTATCATCACTCCCAAAATGCTGGTGAACTTTGTGGCAAAAAAGAATGTCATCTCCTACCAGGAATGTATGACCCAGCTCTATTTCTTCattgcttttgttatttctgAGTGTCATATGTTAGCTGCCATGGCATATGATCGCTATGTTGCCATTTGTAATCCCTTGCTCTACAATGTCACTATGTCTTACCAAGTCTGTTCCTGGATGGTTAGTGGTGTGTATGGTATGGGTTTCATTGGTGCAGCAGTTCATACTCTCTGCATGCTAAGAGTGGTTTTCTGTAACACTAATATAATAAACCATTACTTCTGTGATCTTTTCCCATTGATAGAGATTGCCTGCACCAGTACTTTTATCAATGAAGTAGTACTTCTATGTCTCAGTGCGTTCAATATCTTTATTCCAACCCTGACCATCCTGGGTTCTTACATCTTCATCATTGCTAGCATCCTCCGTATCAAATCCACTGAGGGCAGATTCAaagccttcagcacctgcagctcCCACTTCTCTGCTGTTGCTGTCTTCTTTGGTTCCTTGGCATTCATGTACCTACAGCCCTTCTCAGTCAGCTCAAAAGACAAAGGCAAAGTGTCCTCTGTCTTTTATACAACTGTTGTGCCCATGCTGAATCCCAtgatctacagcctgaggaacaggGATGTCAAATTTGCTCTAAATAAGTTCTTTCAAAAAATGAAGTTCCATGTATGAAGAAATATTCATCATAACAAAAACATACCACATCTAGTTTTGTTCAGAAAGGAGTCCAGAGACAATAACATGTGTCTATCCATGAGTGTACTGTTAGTATGTGATTGTTTGGGTAGGAAAAGAAGGTGATCCAGGGAGAAATGGATTTACAACTCCTTACACATTTGAAAAGGCAATTCTTGAATGTTACGTAGTTCACCTACAGAGAGTAACCTATAAAacctataaatatatttttaatccaTCAAAGCATTTTATGGTTCATTTTGCTTTATATGTATAGAATGTGTTCTTTTAGCTGAgattctttattttgtaaataaatacattctgtcttttctttttatattctcaGTATCTTGACTATCTAAAATTTTTCAGTGAAGTATACTGCCCAACCACTGAAAGTTTGATctctataataaataattttaacaaaaacacaaagcttgATATTTTAGTCTTATTAGTTGTTTAGGTCTATAttagaaattatagaaaaataaatgcatgtaatTTTTCTTAgtgagaattaaataatataagTGTGACAGACTCACATTACATGTTACATAGCTGGATAAACTGACACATACATATTTGTCCAGGTTCCTCAATACAAGTTTGATGCTATGATAAGAAATGGCCAACACAAAGCAAACTATAATATTTTTGGAAATCTTAAATTCCTTTGTttagacattttttattttactgatatttgtttgtatattatcCTTTCCTATTTTGTGATTTTATGGggtttttatatgtgtatttatgtgtccaAAAATGTTTCTCCTGCTATGCCttttctcagtttttgttttgtttttgtttgtttctttgttttatttgactgTTTCTTTCCTAAACATGGAGAGAAGAGGTGTGAGATTGAAAGCATGGGGATGTGGGGAAGATCTGGGGAGTCGatgaaaaaataatgtttttcaataaaaaatctgttttctgatAATTTAATACTAATTTTTCTTATGACAAAGAGATAGTTATTTTTCAACCCACATTATAAAACCACATATTTATGCAGAGCATTCTTTTTCAAATACAAACTATGAGTTATTAATTAATATGAGTAAGTTTGATCATTGCTTTCTGACTAATGAAAAGTAGTGCTCAAACTCCAAAACTGTCTAACtgtctaagaaaacaaacaaaacattcttctgataaatttctctctctctctctctctctctctctctctctctctctctctctctctctctctatctcacacacgcacacacacacacacaccaacacacacaaacacactagtgctttgagaattttgtacttttttttaatcatatccCTTTTGCTCTTCCCATATCCACTCCCTTTCCTATGCATCCATCTTGTctcctttaatttgttttcagaatGCAACAAAAGCAAATTGCGTTACTTGGCTCTTCTGTTGGAGCATGGTTCAATTACCAAGGACTACACTCTTAGAGTTAATGACTTTCTCCCATAAGCCATCAATTTCCACTAGTCCCACAGATGGGGGTGGAACTGCATCCCTACATCCCTATCTTTGCTGGGGTTTGGTCTTGTGGGTTTGCATCGGTTTTATACATATTGTTACAAACACAGCTTCCCTAATATATTCAGAAGATAAAGTTTCCCTGTATTCAAtcaccatctctggctcttaagctttttcttttccttcttctacaagGATTTCTGTGCCTTGACAGAGGGGCAGCGTGTGCTTTATATGTTCCACTGAGGGCTGAGCAGTCTCTTTTTCTCATGCCTTGTGAATGTCTGTTACAATCAGTCTGTACTACAtatagaagcttctctgctgaggATTGAAAGCTGATTTAATATAACAGTGTAATGATAAGTCAATTGGAGTTGATTTAATACAATGTCAGTGTAGCAGAGTAATAGTAGTAGATTCTTCATTAGAGCCAAGAATCTGTCTAGTCATAGGTTGTTAGCCTGATAATTCAGTCACATaggtggaggcccaaaaatgtgatcTTATTTCCATCTTGTCTGATGGTCAAAGACATTGGAGGGCGCTTAAAACGGATGACACTAATCAGGGCTACACATCCTAACTCAGGATGTGGTGACTTGGTCCTTTTGACATTAGGATGGctcatacaggtagatccattccaccctgacagatggtcagaATATTCAAGTatactttttctccttcttttgtaatagcAGATTACCTGGGGAGTTGCTGCtttaggatacttggtctaagaTAGTTTCACTTCataacagaatgctaatgactttaTGCCTCAAAGTGTTAAAACAGTTAACTGTTggagttgtcctttgtattatgttaaagaagtcttttgctgCCTTCTTAccccttttgtattgggtataaaagtgtttgaaaaattatatgatttcagtattcactggaactccctcccagttttttggtttttgtttttgtttttgtttttcacagcagggtttctctgtagctttggagcctgtcctggaactagcacttgtagatcaggctggccttgaactcacagagatctgcctgcttctgcctctctagtgttggaattaaaggcctgtgccatccctgcctgacTCAATAAAACCATATATTTTGGACatgaaaactataatttttaaCACCTGAATATTAAGCAATTAGGCCAActacctccttctccccttcttgaCTGTAGTAGTCAGAAGAGGAGCAGGGCTCTGTCTTATGACGTTCTCTGTACTCAGCACTGGAAACATCATTTCTGTTTGTCACTTTTGAATGCTTTTTACTATAGGTTCACACTCACAtccaaaaaatatattcttttaaaaaatattttaaagttttttctttattattagtattattattaaaaatttctgcttcctccccacctcccattgaaagaccccaaccctagtctccatcttaagatgtttttgtgatcacctagggaaaaacaggatacctatgggtagcagaagcagccttgagaccagctgcacctgccaaggggacaaaacaggatatctgtgggcagcaggagcagtcttgagaaaaacactcAGTCCTTTGTatatcaaagctcaggaggcagaaactggctaaAAACTgacttaatttagacttgtttttgttcttaaggttctgacaacttggtaacagctttaagtgcataatctatacagttaatatacGTTATAAGATAtactgaaccagagaatactgacagtttactgtacaatagctTTATCAGTGAGTGCTGtagaccatttctaccaaaaggaaatgtccccttcttcctcccctcttcgggttcataacatcttcAGCTCAGCCTGATCTGGGCGCTGGGACTGGATAGGGAGTGCAACTGgcaggcgggagtttctttgttttattagcctccctgcagcaaggtaggccctttgtctgcaagctccttgacaagcaaggacacctgatcacAGCACCAGAAGATATATCCGGGAAGCAAGAAGGACACCTGACCCTgaaaaagaagatccatagaggagcattcggaagaagagatgggcaggcgccaatgcaagaattcctcaaacaatctgaaaaacaacatgaaatcaccagaacccagcaatcttacaacaggaggatttgaacacctcgatcaagaagaagtagaaaaccttgactctttgaaagtgatagaggcccttaaacaggaggtgaaaactcccttaaagaaatggatgagaagaataacaaaaagtttgaagaattgagtaaatccgtaaatgatatcctatgaaaccaaggaaaaacaatcaaacagacaatggaaacagttcaagacttgaaaactgaaatggcagcaatgaagaaaacacaaaccaaaggccggctggatatggaaaatctaggtaaatgaatagagactacagtaacaagcataaccaacagaatacaagagatagaagaaagaatctcagattctaaagacaccatagagaaaataaatgcactgatcaaagaaatcagcaaatcaaacaaattctcttCACAAGACATTCAGGAAATcagggacacaataaaaagaccaaaccaaagaataataagggtagaagaagaagaagtgcaGCCCaacagtccagaaaatatatttaataaaattatagaagaaaacttttccaatctaaagaaagatattcctatgaaggttcaagaagcatacagaacactgaatagactggatcaaaaaaatcctctcgccatataataatcagaacacaaaacatacggaatagagaaagaatattaagagctgcaaaagaaaaacgtcaagtaacttataaaggtaaacctatcagacttacacctggcttctctatggaaaccatgaaaaccagaaggtcctggatagatgtactgcagaaactaagagaccatggatgcaagcccagactactatacccagctaagctttaattcactataaatggagaaaaaaatttccaggataaaaacaaatttaaacaatatgtagccacaaatccagccttacagaaagaaataaaaggaaaatcacaaaccaaggagtccaacaatgcccacaaaaactcagacatctagcgacccttcaccagcacatctcaaaaaaGGGAGACACGCAATCTCttctatcaaaacaaaacaaaacaaaacaaaacaaaacaaaaatgactcaCATTGgggacatctgtctgatgaaaATCTGTTCTCATGTATCTGATATAATGATTATAAGAATAATCTCCACTGCATGAAAAAATAATACATGCTGTTAAGCAATTTTTTCTGTATAAAGGATGAGTCTCATGCCTAGTAAAGATACCTTCAGATGCAAAAAAAGGAAAtgtacttgtttttatcctgttagacttgttttcatcctgttagatttgttttcatcctgttagacttgtattatcctgttagacttgttttcatcctgttaaacttgtttttatcctgttggacttgttttcatcctgatgctGACCCCCCATATTTTAATATGAGTTGATCAAcgatattgctgttgctatggttccctgttatgtaaccctgtgaccctataaatgcttgctggaaaaataccaagggggctcaTTCTCACTGGAGTAGTGAGTCCCTTGTTGGTGCCTtcgacattaaagaatcctcttgctgtttg
This genomic interval carries:
- the LOC119809696 gene encoding olfactory receptor 150; translated protein: MAEGNKSIVTEFILTGLTDKPELQLPLFLLFLGIYLFTVLGNLGMIILILFSSHLHTPMYFFLSSLSFIDLCYSTIITPKMLVNFVAKKNVISYQECMTQLYFFIAFVISECHMLAAMAYDRYVAICNPLLYNVTMSYQVCSWMVSGVYGMGFIGAAVHTLCMLRVVFCNTNIINHYFCDLFPLIEIACTSTFINEVVLLCLSAFNIFIPTLTILGSYIFIIASILRIKSTEGRFKAFSTCSSHFSAVAVFFGSLAFMYLQPFSVSSKDKGKVSSVFYTTVVPMLNPMIYSLRNRDVKFALNKFFQKMKFHV